The Aerococcus loyolae genome contains the following window.
CTTGAGTTTTCTAACTAATTATATGTCTTATGTTATTTATCACTGATTGCTAAGACTTGCTTGTCAACTAAGTCAGCTAAAATTTCCTCTAAGCGTTTGGCTAAATCTGCCATATCGGAATTTTGGTAAACATTAACCGCCTTCAGCCCCGTTTTATTAGTAACGTTCATTTGCAATTTATCTACCGATTTATCAATTTGAACTTTTAATAGGAGATAGTTAGTCGCTTGAAATTCTGGACGAATAGGAATTTCAATTTGATAATTACCTGCCTTAGTGGAAGTAAATCCATAGTCCCGCAAAGTATATGCCTTGCAGTTAGGATGGACTTGATAGGTCTGTTGACTTCCTTTTAAATGTTCTTTTTCTTTAAAAGCCATTTCATTCCTCCTTAATCTGTTTACACGACAACTAAGCAATGCTTAATAAAATGTCTAAAAATTCATCGATTTCTTCAATTGTGGTTAACTGACCGAATGATATACGAATACTTTGACTGATCCGGGGGCTTTCTTCACCAAACATCGACACTAAAATCCGACTCGGTTCTAGCGACCCAGCTGAGCAGGCTGACCCAGCCGATACATAAACGTCTTTTAAATCTAATTTAATCAGAACTTGATCACTAGGATGATTAGGCCAGTAGACATTTAAAATATGGGCTAGTTCAGCTTCCTTAGGACCATTAATTTCGAAATCTAGACCGCGTTCTCTAGCTTCTTTAAGAAAATAATTCCTTAAATCCAGCAGCTTTTGATGATGGTCATCCCTAGACTGATAGGCGATTTCAATGGCCTTACCCATGGCCACAATTCCAGGCACATTTTCAGTACCTGCTCGGTGACCATGTTCTTGGCCTCCACCTCTTAGGTAAGGGGTAAAATCACTCACTGCATTACGATAATAAAGAAAGCCGACTCCCTTGGGTCCATGGAATTTATGGGCAGATACGCATAGGCCATCGATATGCATAGCTTCAACATCAATAGGAATGTTGAGATAGGCTTGAACCACATCCGTATAGAAAAATAAGTGGTGATCATGGCAAATCTCTCCAATGGCTTGGATATCTTCGACGGAGCCGACTTCGTTATTCCCTGCAATAATTGAAACCATAATGGTATCATCTTTAATGGCATCC
Protein-coding sequences here:
- a CDS encoding cysteine desulfurase family protein, translated to MIYLDYAATTPMTQAVIEAMNQAMRENYGNASSTYRIGRQSHEQLTRVRENIAETINAQADDIIFTSGATESTNSALIQTAKRLAKQGRHIITTEAEHPSSYKTAKYLEKQGFEVTFLPFDEYGHISIEALKDAIKDDTIMVSIIAGNNEVGSVEDIQAIGEICHDHHLFFYTDVVQAYLNIPIDVEAMHIDGLCVSAHKFHGPKGVGFLYYRNAVSDFTPYLRGGGQEHGHRAGTENVPGIVAMGKAIEIAYQSRDDHHQKLLDLRNYFLKEARERGLDFEINGPKEAELAHILNVYWPNHPSDQVLIKLDLKDVYVSAGSACSAGSLEPSRILVSMFGEESPRISQSIRISFGQLTTIEEIDEFLDILLSIA